From the genome of Pseudomonadota bacterium:
GTGGAGTGCCTCGAGATGTTCCTGGCCGATCCGGAAACGCAGGGCATCATCATGATCGGTGAGATCGGTGGCCCGGGCGAAATCGACGGTGCAGCGTTCCTGAAATCGGCAAAGGCGAAAAAGCCTGTTGTAGGCTTTATCGCAGGCCGCACAGCCCCGCCGGGCCGCCGCATGGGCCATGCCGGCGCCGTCATCTCGGGCGGACACGACACGGCTGATGCCAAGATCGAAGCCATGCGCAGCGCTGGCATCACCGTGGCCGAAAGCCCCGCTGCCCTGGGCAGTACAATGCTGAAAGTGATGGGACGTTAAGGATTTATCTCTCCACCTGAGGGAGAGGTAATTAGCTACTTCCCACTCACGGGCAAAACACACGTCACGGTCGTCCCCTCACCCGGGCGGCTGTCGATGGTGACACGGCCGTGGTGCAGGTCGGTAAAGCTTTTCACCAGGGACAGGCCAAGGCCGGCTCCGCCTGTACCAGCAGCGTTACCGCCTCGCTCAAATTTTCCGAACACACGCTGCAGGTCCGCTTCCGGAATGCCCACACCGTTGTCCTGGACGGAGAAGGTCACCTCCTGCCCTGTCCGGTGCGCCCCGATCCGGATCATGCCGCCGGCCGGTGTGAAACGGATGGCATTGCCCATCAGGTTGAACAGGATCTGCTTCAGGCGCTTTGCGTCTGCCGTCATGGTCCCGATATCCGGGGGACAGTCAATGCGGACAGACAGGTTCTGTTTTGTTGACCATTCGCGGGTCAGTTCCACCACGCCCTGCAGCAGGGGCAGGATCTCGACCGGTCCAGGCTCCAGCTCGATATAACCGGCCTCAACACTTGCCACGTCCAGGATGTCGTTGATGAGAGACATCAGGCGCTGGCTGGCCTCCAGAATGCTGCGGCTGTAATCTTCCTGCCGCGAATTGAGAGGGCCAAAGTACTTGTTGGCCAGGATTTCCGAAAAGCCCATGATGGCGTTCAGCGGCGTGCGCAGCTGGTGCGTCACGTTGGCGATGAACTGGGATTTCAGGCGATCCGCCGCCTCCAGCGCCGCGTTGGTGGAGCGCAATCCCTGCTCCAGCCGCACTGTATCGGTAATATCCATCCAGGTGGTCAGTACCGCCCCGTCCGGCAGCGGCACGACCGAGAACATCAGCACGCTGCCATCCCGCCGCTCAAGCCGCTGGCGGCTGCTGGTCCGGCCCAGCGCAAGGGCAACAAACTGGTCCCGGTATTCTTTCCATGATCCCCCGTTATCCAGCAGGGGGCGCACCTTCTCCATGAGTTCGACCAGATGGGGCTCACCCTGGATATCTTCGGGCTTCAGGTTCCACAGATGGCAGAACGAGGGATTGTACAGCTTCAGCCGCCCGTCACCGCCAAATACCGCCATTCCCTCAACCAGGTTGTCCAGGGTCTCCTTCTGCACGGCCATCAGGGTGTTGTAAGAGGATTCAAGCGCCAGGCGACTGGTAACATCTTCCAGAACGAACATCAGGCCGCCCAGTGCATGGGGCACAATCAGCATGCGCAGCGTCGCCCCGTCCGGCAGATGGAGCAGGCTTTCCTGCGGTTCGATCAGGGATGTGAACAGCGCCAGGTTTTCCTTGCGATAGCGCTGGAAGTCCACCACTTCGGGCAGGCGGCGGCGCTCGCGCAGGTTTTCCAGGATCTCGCTGAACAGGGGGCAGGTATCCAGCCAGGTTTCGTCCAGCCCCCACAGCCGCCGC
Proteins encoded in this window:
- a CDS encoding ATP-binding protein translates to MISALLASLAVLSALLAGVAIWQAKRLNRLRRENRQYIDRLEATQQALPLDWIQVQADQTLVSSAEAAALLGCPSLSHVRDLLACVSGAESDGLANALRFLQQDDRTFDLKIRTEGQRVLLVQGRTGVSGDERAHILWLVDATRTEKDIQRQRDLLATTEQARKEWQALAEGLPVPLWQRDRDLRLVWCNSACATLLETTPDVVIREQRELSAGTGKEARNSGRPVTVSARIVVGGTRRFMDVTEVPLSGTGLMAGLAIDRTTENTLKTELQHFTSAQANLLEQLGSAIAIYSSDTRLKFYNQAWRRLWGLDETWLDTCPLFSEILENLRERRRLPEVVDFQRYRKENLALFTSLIEPQESLLHLPDGATLRMLIVPHALGGLMFVLEDVTSRLALESSYNTLMAVQKETLDNLVEGMAVFGGDGRLKLYNPSFCHLWNLKPEDIQGEPHLVELMEKVRPLLDNGGSWKEYRDQFVALALGRTSSRQRLERRDGSVLMFSVVPLPDGAVLTTWMDITDTVRLEQGLRSTNAALEAADRLKSQFIANVTHQLRTPLNAIMGFSEILANKYFGPLNSRQEDYSRSILEASQRLMSLINDILDVASVEAGYIELEPGPVEILPLLQGVVELTREWSTKQNLSVRIDCPPDIGTMTADAKRLKQILFNLMGNAIRFTPAGGMIRIGAHRTGQEVTFSVQDNGVGIPEADLQRVFGKFERGGNAAGTGGAGLGLSLVKSFTDLHHGRVTIDSRPGEGTTVTCVLPVSGK